One segment of Panulirus ornatus isolate Po-2019 chromosome 2, ASM3632096v1, whole genome shotgun sequence DNA contains the following:
- the LOC139758074 gene encoding uncharacterized protein has translation MGCGRRCGCWALSELELERARHQATLEENTRYQRHIEELRDELSTLHSTVGELERRYSDLSARYRTTVASLDEVNDTTIRLKDHSTDLVDENRRLRTNCEKLEEDVRVMREELENARTHAEEEHRRRVSSEVSLSRDLADAERKCHVKLRRAHSLHDMDKQHLRHDLDRLQHALLREKQNHQMTLRNLYRHYPYPTCSLHRVYNCHDCYHDPMLLD, from the exons ATGGGGTGCGGGCGGCGGTGCGGGTGCTGGGCGCTCAGCGAGCTGGAGCTGGAGCGGGCCCGCCACCAGGCCACCCTGGAAGAGAACACCCGCTACCAGAGGCACATCGAG GAGCTGCGGGACGAGCTGTCGACGCTACACTCCACAGTGGGTGAGCTGGAGCGACGCTACTCTGACCTGTCGGCACGATACAGGACCACAGTGGCTTCCCTGGATGAG GTGAACGACACGACCATCAGGCTTAAGGACCACTCTACTGACCTCGTGGATGAAAACAGACGACTAAGGACCAACTGTGAGAAGTTAGAGGAGGAT GTACGAGTCATGAGGGAGGAGTTGGAAAACGCTCGAACTCACGCCGAGGAGGAGCATCGGCGGCGGGTGTCAAGTGAGGTGTCCCTAAGCCGGGACTTGGCCGACGCTGAGAGGAAATGCCACGTGAAGCTGCGACGGGCTCACTCCCTCCACGACATGGACAAGCAACACCTGCGCCACGACTTGGACCGCCTGCAGCACGCCCTACTTCGGGAGAAGCAGAACCACCAGATGACCTTACGCAACCTGTACCGCCACTACCCTTACCCGACCTGCTCCCTCCACAGGGTCTACAACTGCCACGACTGCTATCACGACCCCATGCTGCTCGACTAA